The Bacteroidota bacterium genome includes the window GAATAAGTTGTCTTGCTCTCAAGCGATTGGGCTTCAAGGCGGAAAATGTAAACTCCGGATGAGAATTTGGTTCCATTGAATCTCTTCTCATACAGACCCTTTTCCATCTCGCCCGACGCAAGTTCCACCACCTTCTGGCCCGTGATGCTGTAAACCATCAGCGTTATACTGCTCTTCTCCTTAAGTGAGAATTTTATCACTGTTTCAGGGTTAAAAGGGTTGGGGTAGTTGTTGTACAGGTTGTACTCGTAAACCACCGTCTCCGGCTTGCTGCCTCCGGGGTGTTGTTTCCCCATGGGTTTGTTTGCAGGGTTACCCTCCGGCAGTTCACTGAACAGCAGGTTTGCCATCTTCGTGTATTCCGATCCGGGATGGTTCCCGTTCAGGTATGCAAGCAGTGGTGCCACTTTGCCGGCTGTATCTATCACTCCGCCGGGGTTGTACTTCTCCTCAAGAAGATTGTTGTAGATCGTCATAACCAGTTC containing:
- a CDS encoding T9SS type A sorting domain-containing protein — translated: IQDLITGLLRIRQTGNLFKATTMLLMNIDTENMATYKQEILNAGNNKMNGAGDNSELVMTIYNNLLEEKYNPGGVIDTAGKVAPLLAYLNGNHPGSEYTKMANLLFSELPEGNPANKPMGKQHPGGSKPETVVYEYNLYNNYPNPFNPETVIKFSLKEKSSITLMVYSITGQKVVELASGEMEKGLYEKRFNGTKFSSGVYIFRLEAQSLESKTTYSKTMKALLLK